One window from the genome of Candidatus Eisenbacteria bacterium encodes:
- a CDS encoding class II fumarate hydratase: protein MSEFRIEKDSLGEMKVPAAARYGPQTQRAVENFPVSGRPLPPAFIHTLGLIKAAAARVNAGLGTVDTAIAKAIEQAALEVAGGQWDAEFPIDVFQTGSGTSSNMNANEVVAHRASEILGRKVHPNDHVNFGQSSNDVIPTALHVSAVLEIERDLLPALAVLWTVLDAKAREFHDVLKTGRTHLMDATPIRLGQEFSGYASQVQHGIARIKATLPDLCELAIGGTAVGTGLNTHPEFGRRMAMELQRLTGKPFTEAANHFEAQGAQDGACWASGALNSVAAGLMKIANDVRLMNSGPRCGLGEVTLPAIQPGSSIMPGKVNPVICESVVQVGAQVMGNHVAITAGAQWGQLDLNVMLPLMARNLLESIQLLAAASRVFADKALRGLVANADTCAGYIEISPSMATALNPLIGYDKAAEIAKRSFKERRPVRELAREMTTLTPAEIDAALDPARQTHPGLEIGGGAGG, encoded by the coding sequence ATGTCCGAGTTCCGGATCGAGAAAGACAGCCTGGGCGAGATGAAGGTGCCCGCCGCCGCGCGCTACGGTCCGCAGACGCAGCGTGCCGTCGAGAACTTTCCGGTCTCCGGCCGGCCCCTTCCGCCCGCCTTCATCCACACGCTCGGCCTGATCAAGGCGGCGGCCGCCCGGGTCAACGCCGGACTCGGCACCGTGGATACGGCCATCGCGAAGGCGATCGAGCAGGCGGCGCTCGAGGTGGCCGGCGGGCAGTGGGACGCCGAGTTTCCCATTGACGTCTTTCAGACCGGCAGCGGCACGTCGTCGAACATGAACGCGAACGAGGTCGTCGCGCACCGTGCCAGCGAGATTCTCGGGCGCAAGGTGCACCCGAACGATCACGTCAACTTCGGCCAGAGCAGCAACGACGTGATCCCGACGGCCCTGCACGTCTCGGCGGTCCTGGAGATCGAGCGCGACCTGCTGCCGGCCCTCGCGGTGCTCTGGACCGTGCTCGATGCCAAGGCGCGGGAGTTCCACGACGTCCTCAAGACCGGTCGCACGCACCTGATGGACGCGACCCCGATCCGGCTCGGGCAGGAGTTCTCGGGATACGCCTCGCAGGTCCAGCACGGCATCGCCCGGATCAAGGCGACGCTGCCGGACCTGTGCGAGCTGGCCATCGGCGGCACCGCGGTCGGCACGGGGCTCAACACGCATCCGGAGTTCGGACGGCGGATGGCCATGGAGCTTCAGCGGCTGACGGGCAAGCCGTTCACCGAGGCGGCGAACCACTTCGAGGCGCAGGGCGCGCAGGACGGCGCGTGCTGGGCGAGCGGGGCGCTCAACTCGGTCGCCGCCGGCCTGATGAAGATCGCCAACGACGTGCGCCTCATGAACAGCGGCCCGCGCTGCGGGCTCGGCGAGGTCACGCTGCCCGCGATCCAGCCGGGCTCGAGCATCATGCCGGGCAAGGTGAACCCGGTGATCTGCGAGTCCGTCGTGCAGGTCGGCGCGCAGGTGATGGGCAATCACGTCGCGATCACCGCCGGCGCGCAGTGGGGACAGCTCGACCTCAACGTCATGCTGCCGCTCATGGCCCGCAACCTGCTCGAGAGCATCCAGCTGCTGGCCGCCGCCTCGCGCGTGTTCGCCGACAAGGCGCTGCGCGGGCTGGTCGCGAACGCCGACACCTGCGCCGGCTACATCGAGATCTCGCCCAGCATGGCGACCGCGCTGAATCCGCTCATCGGCTACGACAAGGCCGCCGAAATCGCCAAGCGTTCCTTCAAGGAGCGCCGCCCCGTGCGCGAGCTGGCGCGCGAGATGACGACCCTGACGCCCGCGGAGATCGACGCCGCGCTCGACCCGGCCC